The following coding sequences are from one Triticum aestivum cultivar Chinese Spring chromosome 5A, IWGSC CS RefSeq v2.1, whole genome shotgun sequence window:
- the LOC123108175 gene encoding probable calcium-binding protein CML18 has product MCQAARVCHNNGMVASVSSLLISLVIKPLAKNAILTGRSILALLAGDGAGNASAAAAPRGQHCEQCAARDGARLWSSDAAAVMATLGLVPPRRGSDDDDDDGMVVCGGCEAMGVVEEVAWGSKEAGEAELREAFGVFDRDGDGLVSAAELWGVLRRLGMTEGARYEDCARMVAAAAARHGGADGGLGFPEFKAMMEHAV; this is encoded by the coding sequence ATGTGCCAAGCCGCGAGAGTGTGCCACAACAATGGCATGGTCGCGTCGGTTTCATCTCTCCTGATCTCGCTCGTCATCAAGCCCCTGGCCAAGAACGCCATCCTCACGGGCCGGAGCATCCtcgccctcctcgccggcgacggCGCCGGCAACGCGAGCGCCGCGGCCGCTCCACGTGGGCAGCATTGCGAGCAGTGCGCCGCGAGGGACGGCGCGCGCCTGTGGAGCTCCGACGCGGCGGCGGTCATGGCGACCCTGGGCCTGGTTCCACCCCGACGCGGcagtgacgacgacgacgacgacgggatggttgtgtgtggtggATGCGAGGCGATGGGGGTGGTGGAGGAGGTGGCGTGGGGGAGCAAGGAGGCCGGGGAGGCGGAGCTGCGGGAGGCGTTCGGTGTGTTCGACCGGGACGGGGACGGGCTGGTGAGCGCGGCGGAGCTGTGGGGCGTGCTGCGGCGGCTCGGCATGACCGAGGGCGCCAGGTACGAGGACTGCGCCAGGATGgtcgccgccgcggccgcccgccACGGCGGCGCGGACGGCGGGCTCGGGTTCCCCGAGTTCAAAGCCATGATGGAGCACGCGGTTTAA